A window of the Deinococcus gobiensis I-0 genome harbors these coding sequences:
- a CDS encoding NADPH:quinone oxidoreductase family protein: MSETMRAMVVERLGPPDVMELREVPRPEPGPGEVRLKVEAVGINFADVLAVAGEYLTRTRVPYTPGMEFAGVVDAVGEGVQGVEVGTRVASLGGRGGLAEYALSPAAALIPVPQGLSGAQAAAFPVSYFTAYHGLKTLGRGEAGEWVLVQAAAGALGTASIQLAKAMGLHVVAMASTEEKLGLARDLGADVTLLQDDPDRVKKVREAAGGKGVPLILEVVGGARFQESLEMAANLGRIIVIGNASREPANLRPVELMKRNVTVTGLWLSSLMPDAELTRQAAQALTPLVASGQVTPQIGPTYGLAESARAFQDILDRKTTGKVIIEPGR; this comes from the coding sequence ATGAGCGAAACGATGAGGGCCATGGTGGTGGAGCGGCTGGGACCGCCCGACGTGATGGAACTGCGCGAGGTGCCGCGCCCCGAGCCCGGCCCCGGCGAGGTCCGGCTGAAGGTCGAGGCGGTCGGCATCAACTTCGCCGACGTGCTGGCGGTCGCGGGCGAGTACCTCACGCGCACCCGCGTGCCCTACACGCCGGGCATGGAATTTGCCGGTGTGGTGGACGCCGTGGGCGAGGGCGTGCAGGGCGTGGAGGTCGGCACGCGCGTCGCCAGCCTGGGCGGGCGCGGCGGCCTGGCCGAGTACGCCCTCTCGCCCGCCGCCGCCCTGATCCCGGTACCTCAGGGCCTGTCGGGCGCGCAGGCGGCGGCCTTTCCGGTGTCGTACTTCACGGCCTACCATGGCCTGAAGACCCTCGGGCGCGGCGAGGCCGGCGAGTGGGTGCTGGTGCAGGCGGCGGCGGGCGCGCTGGGCACCGCGAGCATCCAGCTCGCCAAGGCGATGGGCCTGCACGTCGTCGCGATGGCCTCGACCGAAGAGAAACTCGGGCTCGCCCGCGACCTCGGCGCCGACGTGACCCTGCTCCAGGACGACCCCGACCGCGTGAAGAAGGTCCGCGAGGCGGCGGGCGGCAAGGGCGTGCCCCTGATTCTGGAAGTCGTGGGCGGCGCGCGCTTTCAGGAAAGCCTGGAGATGGCGGCCAACCTGGGGCGCATCATCGTGATCGGCAATGCCAGCCGCGAGCCGGCCAACCTCCGCCCGGTCGAGCTGATGAAACGCAACGTCACCGTGACGGGCCTGTGGCTCAGCAGCCTGATGCCCGACGCCGAGCTGACCCGGCAGGCCGCGCAGGCGCTGACGCCGCTGGTCGCCAGCGGGCAGGTCACGCCGCAGATCGGGCCGACCTACGGACTGGCCGAGAGTGCGCGGGCGTTCCAGGACATCCTGGACCGCAAGACGACGGGGAAGGTGATCATCGAGCCGGGGCGGTGA
- a CDS encoding 3-hydroxyacyl-CoA dehydrogenase NAD-binding domain-containing protein, whose translation MSIVEQAREGDILVLTINNPPVNAFSPGVPEGLHAGLDAAEADGDVRAVVIIGGGRTFIAGADIKTFDLPREQAPDLRGFITRLDAFSKPTVAAIHGTALGGGLEVALACTYRVATADARLGLPEVKLGVLPGAGGTQRLPRVVGAQKALEMMLSGSSVKATEARTLGLVDEVVDGDLRASAVEFARAHADARPLPRISGRGVEGASPELFAAARAGLGKTHKGQYSPGLIVDLAEMAATKPFAEGWDAEAQLFMQAKDSPQSRALRHVFFAEREAGKVRGLGKDTPVGDVRRVGIIGAGTMGGGIAMNFLNVGLPVTIVETAQDALDRGLATIRRNYENSAKKGRLTGDEVEKRMGLLTPTLDMGALADADLIIEAVFENMDVKKDIFTRLDAVAKPGAILASNTSTLNVNEIAAVTARPEQVIGLHFFSPANVMKLLEIVRADKTSDTVLATSLAVARKIGKVGVVVGVCDGFVGNRMVHRYGDEARKLVEEGADPQAVDAAMHALGLPMGPFEMSDMAGLDIGYAIRQHQAKERGEPKPDGWLDRIVETGRKGQKTGGGIYDYGDDRRPRPNAEMGQLIADYRAEKGLTPREIGQDEITKRLAYSLVNEGAQILEEGIAQRAGDIDVIYLYGYGFPAYRGGPMGYASEQGLGNVAADLEKYGQTPAPLLRRLADEGQTFAAYDRETAKG comes from the coding sequence ATGAGCATCGTCGAACAGGCCCGCGAGGGCGACATTCTGGTCCTGACCATCAACAATCCTCCCGTCAACGCCTTCTCGCCGGGCGTGCCCGAGGGGCTGCACGCGGGCCTGGACGCCGCCGAGGCCGACGGGGACGTGCGCGCGGTGGTCATCATCGGCGGGGGCCGCACCTTCATCGCCGGGGCCGACATCAAGACCTTCGACCTGCCGCGCGAGCAGGCCCCGGACCTGCGCGGGTTCATCACGCGCCTGGACGCCTTTTCCAAGCCCACGGTCGCGGCCATCCACGGCACGGCGCTGGGCGGCGGCCTGGAGGTGGCCCTGGCCTGCACCTACCGCGTGGCGACTGCCGACGCCCGCCTGGGCCTGCCCGAGGTCAAGCTCGGGGTGCTGCCCGGCGCAGGGGGCACGCAGCGTCTGCCCCGCGTGGTCGGTGCCCAGAAGGCCCTGGAGATGATGCTCTCGGGCAGCTCGGTTAAGGCGACCGAGGCCCGTACCCTGGGTCTGGTGGACGAAGTGGTGGACGGCGACCTGCGCGCGTCGGCCGTCGAGTTCGCCCGTGCCCATGCCGACGCCCGCCCCCTGCCCCGCATCAGCGGGCGCGGGGTAGAAGGCGCCTCGCCCGAGCTGTTCGCGGCGGCCCGCGCGGGCCTGGGCAAGACCCACAAGGGCCAGTACTCGCCGGGCCTGATCGTGGACCTCGCCGAGATGGCCGCCACCAAACCCTTCGCCGAGGGCTGGGACGCCGAGGCGCAGCTGTTCATGCAGGCCAAGGACAGCCCGCAGTCGCGCGCGCTGCGTCACGTCTTCTTCGCTGAGCGCGAGGCGGGCAAGGTGCGCGGGCTGGGCAAGGACACGCCGGTCGGGGACGTGCGCCGGGTGGGCATCATCGGCGCGGGGACGATGGGCGGCGGCATCGCCATGAACTTCCTGAACGTGGGCCTGCCCGTGACCATCGTGGAAACGGCGCAGGACGCCCTGGACCGGGGCCTGGCGACCATCCGGCGCAACTACGAGAACAGCGCCAAGAAGGGCCGCCTGACCGGGGACGAGGTCGAGAAGCGCATGGGCCTGCTGACCCCCACCCTCGACATGGGGGCCCTCGCGGACGCCGACCTGATCATCGAGGCCGTCTTCGAGAACATGGACGTGAAGAAGGACATCTTCACGCGCCTGGACGCCGTCGCCAAGCCCGGCGCGATTCTGGCGAGCAACACCTCGACCCTGAACGTCAACGAGATCGCCGCCGTCACCGCGCGGCCCGAGCAGGTCATCGGCCTGCACTTCTTCAGCCCGGCCAACGTGATGAAGCTGCTGGAGATCGTGCGCGCCGACAAGACGAGCGACACGGTGCTGGCGACCAGCCTCGCCGTCGCGCGCAAGATCGGCAAGGTGGGCGTGGTGGTCGGCGTGTGCGACGGCTTTGTCGGCAACCGCATGGTGCACCGCTACGGCGACGAGGCCCGCAAGCTCGTCGAGGAGGGTGCCGATCCGCAGGCTGTGGACGCCGCCATGCACGCCCTGGGCCTGCCGATGGGACCCTTTGAGATGAGCGACATGGCCGGCCTGGACATCGGCTACGCCATCCGCCAGCACCAGGCCAAGGAGCGCGGCGAGCCCAAGCCCGACGGCTGGCTCGACCGCATCGTCGAGACGGGCCGCAAGGGCCAGAAGACGGGCGGGGGCATCTACGACTACGGCGACGACCGCAGGCCGCGCCCGAACGCCGAGATGGGCCAGCTCATCGCCGACTACCGCGCCGAGAAGGGCCTGACGCCGCGCGAGATCGGGCAGGACGAGATCACCAAGCGCCTGGCCTACTCGCTGGTGAACGAGGGCGCGCAGATTCTGGAAGAGGGCATCGCGCAGCGTGCGGGCGACATCGACGTGATCTACCTGTACGGCTACGGCTTTCCGGCCTACCGGGGCGGCCCGATGGGCTATGCCAGCGAGCAGGGCCTGGGCAACGTCGCCGCCGACCTGGAGAAGTACGGCCAGACGCCCGCGCCGCTGCTCAGGCGCCTGGCCGACGAGGGCCAGACCTTCGCCGCCTACGACCGCGAAACCGCGAAGGGCTGA